Part of the Lysobacter enzymogenes genome is shown below.
AGGCGACGCGGGCTCTACGTGGCATGAGCGGGTCAGGGGAATCGCAGGAACGATGGCCTGGGCGAGTCTGCTGCCTCGGCGCCGTTGTGCTCGCGCCGTCTTCGCTCCTCGCGCTTACCCGCAGCCGATGTCGACGATGACGTTGCGCTCGTCGACATGCACGTTGACCCGGCCGTCCAGGTATTCCTTGGTGATCATCTGCCCGGGCTTGAGCACGCGTACCGTGTGGCCGCCGGCGGCGGCGCGGGCGCGTTCGACGGTGGCGGCGTCGGCGGTCTTGCCGATCAGCGCGGACTTGGCGGCGTCGGCGTTGCAGCTCGGCCGCGGCGGCAGCGGTGCGGGCTCGGCCGGCGCGGCGGGTTCGGCCGCGGTCTGGCCGGCGGCGGACTGTTCGGCGGAACTGGGCATGTCGGCGGCCGGGCGCGGGCCGGCGCAGGCGCTCATCGCCAGCGGCAGCGCCGCCGCCAGACACAGCGCGGAAAACAGGCGGGGCGTGCGGCGGGATGCGGCGGTCGGTGCGGACATGGCGTTCTCCTTTCGCGAAGCGCGCGCGGCGCGGTCAGGCGAGCCTGCGCCGCTGCGGCTGTGTCGCGGGTTAACGCCGCTGGATGCGATGGCCGATTCGCGACTGCGCGCACAGCGCAGCCGGCTTTTGTGGGAGGGCCTTCGGACTTTCAGGCCTGCGCGGAAAGCGTCGGGCCTGAAGGCCCTCCCACGGACAGCGACAGCGCGCGGGATCAGCCGCAGCGCAGGCCGGTGATCGCGCCGCGCTCGTTGACGTCGACGTTGATGCGGTCTTCGCGGTAATCCATGGTCGCGGCCATGCCCGGGGTCAGCACGCGCACGTCGCGGCTGTGGCTTTCGCTGCGGATGCGGTCGACCGTGGCGGCGTCGGGCGCGCGGCCGATGGCCCAGCGCGCGGCTTCGGCGTTGCAGGTCTGGCCGACGTTGGTCGGCGGAATCGGCGTCGCGCAGGCGGACAGCATCAGGCCGAGCGCGGCGACCGGCAACGCGAGGCGGAGGGAGATCGGGGAGGACATGGCGAGGCTCCTGCATGGGGTATGGACGGGAGTGCCGCGAGCCTGGGCCCGGCGGCGTGTGCGGCGCATGAAGGCCGGCGTTGCGGGAACGGCGCGATGCGAAGGCCATGTCGGCGCGGTGCGCGGATCGTCGCGGCCGGGCCGTTCCTGCGAGGCAGGGCGAGTCTATACGAGCGCGGCGACAGGTTTGCGTCGCGCGTTCAAGCGGCGGTCAGGGCGCGGCTACAGTCGCTGCGTTTTTCGGGTTTCGTTCTTGAGTGACGGCTTGTAACTGTGCGTGGGAGAGACTTCAGTCCCGACGCTTTCGTTTCCGATCTGAGCCAAAAGCGTCGGGACTGAAGTCCCTCCCACAAAAGCCGATGGATGTTCCGCGGGGAATCAGGATTCCAGCAGCGCCGCATCGGCCTGCGCTTGTGCCTGCACCAGCCGCAGCATCAGCTGGGCGAGCGTGACCACGTCCTGATGATTGTGCGCGGCCACGCGCCGCAACAGCGCCGACGAACCGCCGCGCAGGAAATGCAGC
Proteins encoded:
- a CDS encoding I78 family peptidase inhibitor, translating into MSAPTAASRRTPRLFSALCLAAALPLAMSACAGPRPAADMPSSAEQSAAGQTAAEPAAPAEPAPLPPRPSCNADAAKSALIGKTADAATVERARAAAGGHTVRVLKPGQMITKEYLDGRVNVHVDERNVIVDIGCG
- a CDS encoding DUF6053 domain-containing protein; this encodes MGGTSVPTLLAQIGNESVGTEVSPTHSYKPSLKNETRKTQRL
- a CDS encoding I78 family peptidase inhibitor, yielding MSSPISLRLALPVAALGLMLSACATPIPPTNVGQTCNAEAARWAIGRAPDAATVDRIRSESHSRDVRVLTPGMAATMDYREDRINVDVNERGAITGLRCG